The following is a genomic window from Deltaproteobacteria bacterium.
GGAGCACGGGGGATTGATCATCAAGGTCGAGAAATGGGGCAAGAGGAAGCTGGCATATGATGTCCGGAAGCAGAGCATGGGGTTTTATGTTCTGTTCGATGTGGCTGGTGACAGTGAAATTGTCGATGAAATGGAACGGAACCTTA
Proteins encoded in this region:
- the rpsF gene encoding 30S ribosomal protein S6 — its product is MRRYDVVFIAMANLSDAEISGIVERYQTMVTEHGGLIIKVEKWGKRKLAYDVRKQSMGFYVLFDVAGDSEIVDEMERNL